The following are from one region of the Shinella sp. PSBB067 genome:
- a CDS encoding DeoR/GlpR family DNA-binding transcription regulator — MHERERHRIILSAIQEKPVVTVQDIAELTEASEATIRRDIAALHVQGKLRRVRGGAEAVHPPQLGNLAARPFKVSESINIDRKRAIARRAVELCEEGDSIIINGGTTTFQMVHFMSARRLQVMTNSFAIAEHLVKHSKCTVSVPGGAIYRDQSLILSPFDNDAIRNFYARRMFIGAQGVNALGIMEGDALVIQSEQKLMRQAEELIVMVDSSKFERRSSLILCPLENVTTIITDDRISDEAAAMVAHAGIRLITVKPMASTEKEDSTSAA, encoded by the coding sequence ATGCACGAACGCGAACGCCATCGCATCATTCTGAGCGCTATCCAGGAAAAGCCCGTCGTGACGGTGCAGGATATCGCCGAACTGACCGAGGCATCCGAGGCCACGATCCGCCGCGACATCGCCGCGCTGCACGTTCAGGGCAAGCTGCGCCGCGTGCGCGGCGGCGCCGAGGCCGTGCATCCGCCGCAGCTCGGCAATCTGGCGGCGCGTCCGTTCAAGGTGTCCGAATCGATCAACATCGATCGCAAGCGCGCAATCGCCCGCCGCGCGGTGGAGCTCTGCGAGGAAGGCGACTCGATCATCATCAACGGCGGCACCACGACGTTCCAGATGGTGCATTTCATGTCGGCCCGCCGCCTGCAGGTCATGACCAATTCCTTCGCCATCGCCGAGCATCTGGTGAAGCATTCCAAATGCACGGTGAGCGTTCCGGGCGGCGCGATCTACCGCGACCAGAGCCTCATCCTCTCGCCCTTCGACAATGACGCGATCCGCAATTTCTATGCCCGGCGCATGTTCATCGGCGCGCAGGGTGTCAACGCGCTCGGCATCATGGAGGGGGACGCGCTGGTCATCCAGAGCGAGCAGAAGCTGATGCGGCAGGCGGAAGAGCTGATCGTGATGGTCGATTCCAGCAAGTTCGAGCGGCGCTCCAGCCTCATTCTGTGCCCGCTGGAGAATGTCACCACGATCATCACCGACGACAGGATTTCGGACGAGGCGGCCGCCATGGTCGCCCATGCCGGCATAAGGCTCATCACGGTGAAGCCGATGGCTTCGACCGAGAAGGAGGATTCCACCTCGGCGGCCTGA
- a CDS encoding bifunctional rhamnulose-1-phosphate aldolase/short-chain dehydrogenase, with amino-acid sequence MTGQPRLLENRWDDAHAARLDESGKLLYRSNLLGADKRITNYGGGNTSAKVLETDPLTGEKVRVMWVKGSGGDVGTIKLDGFATLYMEKLEALKGIYKGVEDEDRMVGFLPHCTFNLNPRAASIDTPLHGFVPFAHVDHMHPDAIIAIAASKNSKALTAQIFGEDIGWLPWRRPGFQLGLDLEAFVKANPNARGVVLESHGLFTWADDAKDCYLLTLDIINRAIEWFGKETEGKTIFGGAVAKSLDEAERRAVAAKLMPEIRGRIGKGERKLGHFDDQAAVLEFVNSRDLKPLGALGTSCPDHFLRTKIRPLIVDFDPAKPDVDAVIAGLDKALEDYRADYARCYETCKRSNSPAMRDPNPVIFLVPGVGMLSFAKDKATARIAGEFYVNAINVMRGASTVSEYQGLPEQEAFDIEYWLLEEAKLQRMPMPKSLAGRVAFVTGGAGGIGRATAARLAGEGACVVLADIDADALEQVGADFAKIYGSDAVRTVTLNVTDEAGVIASFVEACVEFGGIDILVSNAGIASSAPVESTELSMWNKNIEILATGYFLVSREAFRLFRRQNLGGNVVFVASKNGLASSPNASAYCTAKAAEIHLARCLALEGAEAGIRVNTVNPDAVLRGSKIWGGEWREQRAASSKIEVSELEEHYRKRSMLKLNVFPEDIAEAIYFLASDLSAKSTGNIINVDAGNAQSFPR; translated from the coding sequence ATGACGGGCCAGCCCCGCCTTCTCGAAAACCGTTGGGACGACGCCCATGCCGCAAGGCTCGACGAGTCCGGCAAGCTGCTCTATCGCTCCAATCTCCTCGGCGCCGACAAGCGCATCACCAATTACGGCGGCGGCAACACCTCGGCCAAGGTGCTGGAAACCGATCCGCTGACGGGCGAGAAGGTCCGTGTCATGTGGGTGAAGGGCTCCGGCGGCGACGTCGGCACGATCAAGCTCGACGGTTTCGCCACCCTCTACATGGAAAAGTTGGAGGCGCTGAAGGGCATCTACAAGGGCGTTGAGGACGAGGACCGCATGGTCGGCTTCCTGCCGCACTGCACCTTCAACCTAAACCCGCGCGCCGCCTCCATCGACACGCCGCTGCACGGCTTCGTGCCGTTCGCGCATGTCGACCACATGCACCCGGACGCGATCATCGCCATCGCCGCGTCGAAGAATTCGAAGGCGCTGACGGCGCAAATATTCGGTGAGGATATCGGCTGGCTGCCCTGGCGTCGCCCCGGCTTCCAGCTCGGCCTCGACCTCGAAGCCTTCGTGAAGGCGAACCCGAACGCCAGGGGCGTCGTGCTCGAAAGCCACGGCCTCTTCACCTGGGCGGACGACGCCAAGGACTGCTACCTGCTGACGCTCGACATCATCAACCGGGCGATCGAATGGTTCGGCAAGGAGACGGAAGGCAAGACGATCTTCGGCGGCGCCGTCGCAAAAAGCCTCGACGAAGCCGAGCGCCGCGCCGTCGCAGCGAAGCTGATGCCGGAAATCCGCGGCCGCATCGGCAAGGGCGAACGCAAGCTCGGCCATTTCGACGATCAGGCCGCCGTGCTCGAATTCGTCAATTCGAGGGACCTGAAGCCGCTCGGCGCGCTCGGCACCTCCTGCCCTGACCATTTCCTGCGTACCAAGATCCGCCCGCTCATCGTCGATTTCGACCCGGCAAAGCCCGATGTCGATGCCGTGATCGCCGGTCTCGACAAGGCCCTGGAGGACTACCGCGCCGACTACGCGCGCTGCTACGAGACCTGCAAGCGCAGCAATTCGCCCGCCATGCGCGACCCGAACCCGGTCATCTTCCTGGTTCCCGGCGTCGGCATGCTGTCCTTCGCCAAGGACAAGGCGACCGCGCGCATCGCCGGTGAATTCTACGTCAACGCCATCAACGTGATGCGCGGCGCGTCCACCGTTTCCGAATATCAGGGCCTGCCGGAACAGGAGGCCTTCGACATCGAATATTGGCTGCTGGAGGAAGCGAAGCTCCAGCGCATGCCGATGCCGAAGAGCCTTGCCGGCCGCGTCGCCTTCGTGACGGGCGGGGCCGGCGGCATCGGCCGTGCGACGGCCGCGCGGCTGGCGGGCGAGGGCGCCTGCGTGGTGCTCGCCGATATCGACGCCGATGCGCTTGAACAGGTCGGCGCGGACTTCGCGAAGATCTACGGCAGCGACGCCGTGCGCACCGTCACGCTCAACGTGACGGACGAGGCGGGCGTCATCGCCTCCTTCGTGGAGGCCTGCGTCGAATTCGGTGGCATCGATATCCTCGTCTCCAATGCCGGCATCGCCTCCTCCGCGCCTGTCGAAAGCACGGAGCTTTCGATGTGGAACAAGAATATCGAGATCCTTGCAACCGGCTATTTCCTCGTCTCGCGCGAGGCGTTCCGCCTGTTCCGCCGCCAGAACCTCGGCGGCAACGTGGTCTTCGTCGCCTCCAAGAACGGCCTTGCCTCCTCGCCCAACGCCTCGGCCTATTGCACGGCCAAGGCCGCCGAGATCCACCTTGCGCGCTGCCTTGCGCTCGAAGGCGCGGAGGCGGGCATCCGCGTCAACACGGTCAACCCCGACGCGGTGCTGCGCGGCTCGAAGATCTGGGGCGGCGAGTGGCGCGAACAGCGCGCCGCCTCCTCGAAGATCGAGGTGAGCGAGCTGGAGGAGCATTACCGCAAGCGCTCGATGCTGAAGCTCAACGTCTTCCCGGAGGACATCGCCGAGGCGATCTATTTCCTCGCCTCGGACCTTTCGGCCAAGTCGACGGGCAACATCATCAATGTGGATGCCGGCAACGCGCAGAGTTTCCCGCGCTAG
- the rhaI gene encoding L-rhamnose catabolism isomerase: MAEFRIAQDVVARENDKRAQALKEDYEALGANLARRGIDIEAVTAKVEKFFVAVPSWGVGTGGTRFARFPGTGEPRGIFDKLDDCAVIQQLTRATPAVSLHIPWDKADPKELKAKGDALSLGFDAMNSNTFSDAPGQKHSYKYGSLSHTDAATRAQAVEHNLECIEIGKAIGSKALTVWVGDGSNFPGQSNFTRAFEHYLAAMAEIYKGLPDDWKLFSEHKMYEPAFYSTVVQDWGTNYLIAETLGPKAQCLVDLGHHAPNTNIEMIVARLIQFGKLGGFHFNDSKYGDDDLDAGAIEPYRLFLVFNELVDAEARGVKGFHPAHMIDQSHNVTDPIESLINSANEIRRAYAQALLVDRTALSGYQEDNDALMATETLKRAYRTDVEPILAEARRRTGGAIDPVATYRASGYRRKVAAERPASIAGSGGIV; encoded by the coding sequence ATGGCTGAATTCAGGATCGCGCAGGATGTCGTCGCGCGGGAAAACGACAAGCGCGCCCAGGCGCTGAAGGAAGACTACGAGGCGCTCGGCGCGAACCTCGCCCGCCGCGGCATCGACATCGAGGCCGTCACGGCCAAGGTCGAAAAGTTCTTCGTCGCCGTCCCCTCCTGGGGCGTCGGCACGGGCGGCACGCGCTTTGCACGCTTTCCCGGCACCGGCGAGCCGCGCGGCATCTTCGACAAGCTGGACGACTGCGCCGTCATCCAGCAGTTGACGCGCGCCACGCCCGCTGTCTCGCTGCATATCCCGTGGGACAAGGCCGATCCGAAGGAGCTGAAGGCCAAGGGCGACGCGCTCAGCCTCGGCTTCGACGCCATGAATTCCAACACCTTCTCCGACGCGCCCGGCCAGAAACATTCCTACAAATACGGCTCGCTCAGCCACACGGATGCGGCAACGCGTGCGCAGGCGGTCGAGCACAATCTGGAATGCATCGAGATCGGCAAGGCCATCGGCTCCAAGGCGCTGACGGTCTGGGTCGGCGACGGCTCCAACTTCCCCGGCCAGAGCAACTTCACCAGGGCATTCGAGCACTACCTCGCGGCCATGGCGGAGATCTACAAGGGCCTGCCGGATGACTGGAAGCTGTTCTCCGAGCACAAGATGTACGAGCCGGCCTTCTATTCGACGGTCGTGCAGGACTGGGGCACGAATTATCTCATCGCTGAGACGCTCGGTCCCAAGGCGCAATGCCTCGTCGATCTCGGCCATCACGCGCCGAACACCAATATCGAGATGATCGTCGCTCGCCTCATCCAGTTCGGCAAGCTCGGCGGCTTCCACTTCAACGATTCCAAATACGGCGACGACGACCTCGATGCCGGCGCCATCGAGCCCTATCGCCTCTTCCTCGTCTTCAACGAACTGGTGGATGCGGAGGCGCGCGGCGTCAAGGGCTTCCACCCGGCCCACATGATCGACCAGTCGCACAACGTTACCGACCCGATCGAAAGCCTGATCAACAGCGCGAACGAAATCCGCCGCGCCTACGCGCAGGCCCTTCTCGTCGACCGCACGGCGCTGTCCGGCTACCAGGAGGACAACGACGCCCTCATGGCGACGGAAACGCTGAAGCGCGCCTACCGCACCGATGTGGAGCCGATCCTCGCCGAAGCCCGCCGCCGCACCGGAGGGGCGATCGATCCGGTCGCGACCTACCGCGCCAGCGGCTATCGCCGGAAGGTCGCCGCCGAACGTCCGGCTTCCATCGCCGGTTCCGGCGGCATCGTCTGA
- the greA gene encoding transcription elongation factor GreA: MSVAFVKEESAETAAETHLPDRPVSPHPNLVTESGFNALERQLQEAKDAYEAANAIEDVNERRRQMAGPVRDLRYLAERLRTAQLIPPPASNDVVAFASTVTFNRDDGRVQTYRIVGEDEADPKAGSISYVSPVARILMGKAVGDVVTMGGQELEIEKIA, encoded by the coding sequence GTGAGCGTCGCATTCGTCAAGGAAGAGAGCGCCGAAACGGCAGCGGAAACCCATCTGCCGGATCGCCCCGTCTCGCCGCATCCCAATCTCGTGACCGAGTCGGGATTCAACGCGCTCGAACGCCAGCTTCAGGAGGCGAAGGACGCCTATGAGGCCGCCAACGCCATCGAGGACGTGAACGAGCGGCGGCGCCAGATGGCCGGCCCGGTGCGGGACCTGCGCTACCTCGCCGAGCGGCTGCGGACCGCCCAGCTCATTCCCCCGCCGGCTTCGAACGATGTCGTCGCCTTCGCCAGCACCGTCACCTTCAACCGGGACGATGGGCGGGTGCAGACCTACCGCATCGTCGGCGAGGACGAGGCCGACCCCAAGGCGGGATCGATCTCCTACGTCTCCCCGGTGGCCCGCATCCTGATGGGTAAGGCCGTCGGCGACGTGGTGACGATGGGCGGGCAGGAACTGGAGATCGAGAAGATCGCGTGA
- a CDS encoding saccharopine dehydrogenase family protein, with protein MKKNVLIIGAGGVAQVVAHKCAQNNDVLGDIHIASRTRAKCDQIIASVHEKKAMKQPGVLEGHALDALDIEATKALIASTKSQIVINVGTAFLNMSVLRACMDTGVAYIDTAIHEEPGKICETPPWYGNYEWKRAAECEEKGITAILGAGFDPGVVNAYAKLAKDEYLDKVTDVDIVDINAGSHGKYFATNFDPEINFREFTGVVYSWQNGEWQTNKMFEIGKDYDLPVVGTRRAYLCGHDEVHSLAKNMDGANVRFWMGFGDHYINVFTVLKNLGLLSEQPVKTAEGQEVVPLKVVKAVLPDPASLAPGYEGKTCIGDYVKGLKDGKEKTVFIYNVADHKEAYEEVGSQGISYTAGVPPVAAAMLVATGEWDVKKMANVEELPPKPFINLLNRIGLPTRIQDEDGDRAVNF; from the coding sequence ATGAAGAAGAACGTGCTCATCATCGGCGCCGGCGGCGTTGCACAGGTCGTGGCGCACAAATGCGCCCAGAACAACGACGTGCTCGGCGACATCCACATCGCTTCGCGCACCAGGGCGAAGTGCGACCAGATCATCGCGTCCGTTCATGAGAAGAAGGCGATGAAGCAGCCGGGCGTGCTCGAAGGCCACGCCCTCGACGCGCTCGACATCGAGGCCACCAAGGCGCTCATCGCGTCGACGAAGTCGCAGATCGTCATCAATGTCGGCACCGCCTTCCTCAACATGTCGGTGCTGCGCGCCTGCATGGACACGGGCGTCGCCTATATCGACACCGCGATCCACGAGGAGCCGGGCAAGATCTGCGAAACCCCGCCGTGGTATGGCAACTACGAATGGAAGCGCGCCGCCGAATGCGAGGAAAAGGGCATCACCGCCATCCTCGGCGCCGGCTTCGACCCGGGCGTCGTCAACGCCTATGCCAAGCTCGCCAAGGACGAATATCTCGACAAGGTGACGGACGTCGACATCGTCGACATCAATGCCGGCAGCCACGGCAAGTACTTCGCCACGAACTTCGACCCGGAAATCAACTTCCGCGAGTTCACCGGCGTCGTCTATTCCTGGCAGAACGGTGAATGGCAGACCAACAAGATGTTCGAGATCGGCAAGGATTACGACCTGCCGGTCGTCGGCACGCGCCGCGCCTATCTGTGCGGCCATGACGAGGTGCATTCGCTGGCGAAGAACATGGACGGCGCGAATGTGCGCTTCTGGATGGGCTTCGGCGATCACTACATCAACGTCTTCACCGTCCTGAAGAACCTCGGCCTGCTCTCCGAGCAGCCGGTCAAGACGGCCGAAGGCCAGGAAGTCGTGCCGCTCAAGGTCGTCAAGGCCGTGCTGCCCGATCCCGCCTCGCTCGCCCCCGGCTACGAGGGCAAGACCTGCATCGGCGACTATGTGAAGGGCCTGAAGGACGGCAAGGAAAAGACAGTCTTCATCTACAACGTGGCCGACCACAAGGAAGCCTATGAGGAAGTCGGCAGCCAAGGCATCTCCTACACCGCCGGCGTTCCGCCGGTCGCCGCCGCCATGCTCGTCGCGACCGGCGAGTGGGACGTGAAGAAGATGGCGAATGTGGAAGAACTGCCGCCGAAGCCCTTCATCAACCTCCTGAACCGCATCGGCCTGCCGACCCGCATCCAGGACGAGGACGGCGACCGCGCCGTCAACTTCTGA
- a CDS encoding carboxynorspermidine decarboxylase yields MSLTTPYYLIDKSKLLANMEKIALLREISGARALLALKCFATWSVFDFMRDYMDGTTSSSLNEVRLGHERFGKETHAYSVAYADYEIDEVISHADKIIFNSVSQLDRFCDKAAGIVRGLRLNPGISSSSFDLADPARPFSRLGEWDVRKVEPVMDRVSGFMIHNNCENGDFELFDRMLGTIEEKFAPLLKKAEWVSLGGGIHFTGADYPLEKFAERLKRFAGDYGVQVYLEPGEASITRSTSLEVTVLDTLNNGKDLAIVDSSIEAHMLDLLIYRENAKLSPNTGPHRYMITGKSCLAGDIFGEFNFEQELKVGDRISIQDAAGYTMVKKNWFNGVKMPAIAIRELDGSIRTVREFDYADYEASLS; encoded by the coding sequence ATGTCCCTCACCACGCCCTATTACCTGATCGACAAGTCGAAGCTTCTCGCCAACATGGAAAAGATCGCCCTGCTGCGCGAGATTTCCGGCGCCAGGGCGCTCCTGGCGCTGAAATGCTTCGCCACCTGGTCGGTCTTCGATTTCATGCGGGACTACATGGACGGCACGACCTCCTCCTCGCTCAACGAGGTGCGCCTCGGCCACGAGCGCTTCGGCAAGGAGACGCACGCCTATTCCGTCGCCTATGCCGACTACGAGATCGACGAGGTTATCAGCCACGCCGACAAGATCATCTTCAACTCTGTCAGCCAGCTCGACCGCTTTTGCGACAAGGCCGCCGGCATCGTGCGCGGCCTGCGGCTCAATCCCGGCATCTCCTCGTCGAGCTTCGATCTCGCAGACCCCGCCCGCCCCTTCTCGCGCCTCGGCGAATGGGATGTGAGGAAGGTCGAGCCGGTCATGGACCGCGTTTCCGGCTTCATGATCCACAACAATTGCGAGAACGGCGATTTCGAGCTCTTCGACCGCATGCTCGGCACCATCGAGGAGAAGTTCGCCCCGCTGCTGAAGAAGGCCGAATGGGTGAGCCTCGGCGGCGGCATCCACTTTACCGGCGCGGACTATCCGCTCGAAAAGTTCGCCGAGCGGCTGAAGCGCTTTGCCGGCGACTACGGCGTGCAGGTCTATCTGGAGCCGGGCGAAGCCTCGATCACCAGGTCCACCTCGCTGGAGGTGACCGTGCTCGACACGCTCAACAACGGCAAGGACCTCGCCATCGTGGACAGTTCCATCGAGGCGCACATGCTGGACCTGCTGATCTACCGCGAGAACGCCAAGCTCTCCCCGAACACCGGGCCGCACCGCTACATGATCACCGGCAAGTCCTGCCTTGCCGGCGACATCTTCGGCGAGTTCAATTTCGAACAGGAACTGAAGGTCGGCGACCGCATCTCCATCCAGGACGCGGCCGGCTACACCATGGTCAAGAAGAACTGGTTCAACGGCGTGAAAATGCCGGCCATCGCCATTCGCGAGCTGGATGGCAGCATCCGCACCGTCCGCGAATTCGACTACGCGGACTACGAAGCAAGCCTTTCCTAA
- a CDS encoding heavy metal translocating P-type ATPase — protein MTDVKETRFRVEGMDCASCASKIDTAVRRMPGVSDVSVSVTAGTMRVEHDGTSDLKAIQRKVSGLGYTVTPGAAEKQAENHENGPPCNHDDHAHDDHAGHDHAHEPKAAAIEGLHGHDHGPSEGPWWKGRKGRLTILAGAALVIAYGIGHLFPAIATYAFIVAMAVGLVPIARRAIMAALAGTPFSIEMLMTIAAVGAVIINATEEAAAVVFLFLVGELLEGVAAGKARDSIRSLSALVPKTALLEGEGGTREVPAESLAVGAIIFVRPGDRISADGTIIEGESAIDEAPVTGESTPVRKETGDTVFAGTVNGDAALRIRVTAAAADNTIARVIKLVEEAQESKAPTERFIDRFSKYYTPGVVAVAALVAIVPPLLLGGVWSEWVYKGLAVLLIGCPCALVISTPAAIAAALSAGARRGLLMKGGAVLEGLGKLTAIAFDKTGTLTEGKPVVTDVVAFAQPAEEVLRLAAALEAGSSHPLALAILGRAAEDGIALPTASSSRALGGKGVTATVEGKDIFLGSPKAAAERAGISQEVKAATTALNDDGKTVSMLIVDGVLAGAIAMRDEPRADAAAGLKTLRDAGIKTIMLTGDNARTAKAVGAELGIEVRAELMPEDKQRIVGELQREGFVVGKIGDGINDAPALAAANVGIAMGGGTDVALETADAAILHGRVGDVALMTDLSKRTMRNITQNIVIALGLKGVFLVTTIVGITGLWPAILADTGATVLVTLNALRLLRPIR, from the coding sequence ATGACCGATGTGAAAGAGACGCGTTTCCGGGTGGAGGGCATGGATTGCGCCTCCTGCGCCAGCAAGATCGACACGGCCGTGCGCCGCATGCCGGGGGTGTCCGACGTCTCCGTTTCCGTGACCGCCGGCACGATGCGCGTCGAGCACGACGGGACGAGCGATCTCAAGGCGATCCAGCGCAAGGTCTCCGGCCTCGGCTACACCGTGACGCCGGGTGCGGCGGAAAAGCAGGCCGAGAACCATGAGAACGGCCCCCCCTGCAATCATGACGATCATGCGCATGATGATCACGCCGGCCATGACCACGCCCATGAGCCGAAGGCTGCGGCGATCGAAGGGTTGCACGGCCACGACCACGGTCCCTCCGAAGGGCCGTGGTGGAAGGGCCGGAAGGGCCGCCTCACCATCCTCGCCGGGGCGGCGCTGGTCATCGCCTACGGCATCGGCCATCTCTTCCCCGCCATCGCCACCTATGCCTTCATCGTCGCCATGGCCGTCGGCCTCGTGCCGATCGCCCGCCGCGCCATCATGGCCGCGCTCGCGGGCACGCCCTTCTCCATCGAGATGCTGATGACCATCGCCGCCGTGGGCGCGGTGATCATCAACGCCACGGAAGAGGCGGCGGCCGTCGTCTTCCTCTTCCTCGTCGGCGAACTGCTGGAAGGCGTCGCGGCCGGCAAGGCGCGCGACAGCATCCGCTCGCTCTCCGCCCTCGTGCCGAAGACGGCGCTGCTGGAAGGGGAGGGCGGAACCAGGGAAGTGCCCGCCGAATCGCTCGCCGTCGGCGCCATCATCTTCGTGCGCCCGGGCGACCGCATCTCCGCCGACGGCACGATCATCGAGGGCGAGAGTGCCATCGACGAGGCACCCGTGACCGGCGAGAGCACGCCGGTGCGCAAGGAGACCGGCGACACGGTCTTCGCCGGCACGGTCAACGGCGATGCGGCCCTGCGCATCCGCGTCACCGCCGCGGCGGCCGACAACACCATCGCCCGCGTCATCAAGCTGGTCGAGGAGGCGCAGGAATCGAAGGCGCCGACCGAACGCTTCATCGACCGCTTCTCCAAATACTACACGCCCGGCGTGGTCGCCGTCGCCGCGCTCGTCGCGATCGTCCCGCCGCTCCTCCTCGGCGGCGTCTGGAGCGAATGGGTCTACAAGGGCCTTGCCGTCCTCCTGATCGGCTGCCCCTGCGCGCTGGTCATCTCGACCCCCGCCGCCATCGCCGCCGCGCTTTCGGCCGGCGCGCGCCGCGGCCTGCTCATGAAGGGCGGCGCGGTGCTGGAGGGCCTCGGCAAGCTCACCGCCATCGCCTTCGACAAGACCGGCACGCTGACCGAGGGCAAGCCTGTCGTCACGGATGTCGTCGCCTTCGCGCAGCCGGCCGAAGAGGTGCTGCGCCTCGCGGCCGCACTGGAGGCTGGCTCCAGCCACCCGCTGGCGCTCGCCATTCTCGGCAGGGCGGCCGAGGACGGCATCGCCCTTCCGACCGCCAGCAGCTCCCGCGCGCTGGGCGGCAAGGGCGTCACGGCCACCGTCGAAGGCAAGGACATCTTCCTCGGCTCGCCGAAGGCCGCCGCCGAGCGGGCCGGCATTTCCCAAGAGGTGAAGGCCGCCACCACGGCGCTCAACGACGACGGCAAGACCGTCTCCATGCTGATCGTCGACGGCGTGCTCGCCGGGGCCATCGCCATGCGCGACGAGCCGCGCGCGGACGCCGCCGCCGGCCTGAAGACCCTGCGCGATGCCGGCATCAAGACGATCATGCTGACCGGCGACAATGCCCGCACGGCGAAAGCCGTCGGCGCCGAACTCGGCATCGAGGTCCGCGCCGAACTGATGCCCGAGGACAAGCAGCGCATCGTCGGCGAATTGCAGCGCGAGGGCTTCGTCGTCGGCAAGATCGGCGACGGCATCAACGACGCCCCGGCGCTCGCCGCCGCCAATGTCGGCATCGCCATGGGCGGCGGCACGGACGTGGCGCTGGAAACGGCGGACGCCGCGATCCTGCACGGCCGCGTCGGCGACGTCGCGCTGATGACGGACCTTTCGAAGCGCACCATGCGCAACATCACGCAGAACATCGTCATCGCGCTCGGCCTCAAGGGCGTCTTCCTGGTCACGACCATCGTCGGCATCACCGGCCTCTGGCCGGCGATCCTGGCCGATACCGGCGCCACGGTGCTCGTCACGCTGAATGCGCTGCGCCTGCTGCGGCCGATCCGGTGA
- a CDS encoding helix-turn-helix domain-containing protein: MLTIGDLSRQTGVKVPTIRYYEQMGLLSHAERSEGNQRRYSSDERDRLAFIRHARDLGLTIDAIRELIELSQHPEHPCHDADRIAAEQLATVRRKIARLRKLEAELERITSHCHSDQIRDCYVIRALANHDLCADEHD; encoded by the coding sequence ATGCTGACGATCGGCGATCTTTCCAGGCAGACGGGCGTCAAGGTTCCGACCATCCGCTATTACGAGCAGATGGGGCTGCTTTCCCATGCCGAGCGCTCGGAGGGCAACCAGCGGCGCTATTCCAGCGACGAGCGCGACCGCCTTGCCTTCATCCGCCACGCCCGCGACCTCGGCCTGACCATCGATGCCATCCGCGAGCTGATCGAGCTCAGCCAGCATCCCGAACATCCCTGCCACGACGCCGACCGCATCGCCGCCGAGCAGCTCGCCACCGTCCGGCGCAAGATCGCCCGGCTGCGCAAGCTGGAGGCGGAGCTGGAGCGCATCACCAGCCATTGCCATTCCGACCAGATCCGCGACTGCTACGTCATCCGCGCGCTCGCCAACCACGACCTCTGCGCCGACGAGCACGACTGA